A window from Lytechinus pictus isolate F3 Inbred chromosome 9, Lp3.0, whole genome shotgun sequence encodes these proteins:
- the LOC129268260 gene encoding fatty acyl-CoA reductase 1-like isoform X3 yields the protein MAYCSVSDFYAGKTLMITGATGFIGKVLLEKLLRCCPDIKKIFLLVRTKKDKGPSARIKEITSSMMFDKVREAQPDFQSKLIPIESDLIEPDLALKEEDIRTLQEETELVFHVAATVRFDEKMLLSLRMNVFATRKILQMSKRMNKLLVFHHVSTAYSNCDQSTIEEIVYPPPIDPYKILDAAEWMSEDMMEALTPMLLGKRPNTYTFTKALAEYVVKEEGKGLPICITRPSIVIGSWKEPYPGWVDSIFGGTGLVVAVGKGLVSTVLSDPEALVDASPVDFVANAMIGATWYTGVNKPATISVYNLVTGPVNPSKVGSHVGIVADLLNIFPLDKAFGRPRYYFTKYEIVFECMNMINGKIPAFFIDSALKLMGQKPTMVKINQRIVRMVYALRFFLMHTWSFGYKNVEALTTSMSKEDREVFFTDVRPLHWPSYFHDYVLGTRRFLMKEDLENLPAARRHLKMLRNLRWTFNTVLAVIIWRILMTRSKVARNLQESIISIFFRFLRYCRMLTFSMGRSH from the exons ATGGCGTACTGCTCAGTCAGTGACTTCTACGCCGGCAAGACGTTGATGATCACCGGTGCCACTGGCTTCATTGGTAAGGTACTGTTAGAGAAACTCCTTCGGTGTTGCCCAGACATCAAGAAGATATTCCTCCTTGTCAGAACAAAGAAGGACAAGGGACCATCCGCTCGTATCAAAGAGATCACTTCTAGCATG ATGTTTGACAAAGTCAGGGAAGCGCAGCCAGACTTCCAGTCAAAACTTATCCCCATCGAGTCCGACCTCATAGAACCTGACCTTGCCTTAAAAGAAGAAGACATCAGAACTCTTCAGGAGGAGACAGAGCTTGTGTTTCACGTTGCAGCTACTGTcagatttgatgaaaaaatgtt ACTCTCTCTCCGAATGAACGTGTTTGCCACCAGAAAGATCTTGCAAATGAgcaaaagaatgaataaattattg GTCTTTCATCATGTTTCAACAGCGTATAGCAACTGTGACCAATCCACAATAGAAGAGATTGTTTACCCCCCTCCCATTGACCCATACAAGATCTTGGACGCTGCAGA ATGGATGTCAGAAGACATGATGGAGGCATTAACCCCCATGCTGCTGGGCAAGAGACCAAACACATACACCTTCACCAAGGCTCTGGCAGAGTACGTCGTCAAAGAAGAGGGTAAGGGGTTGCCAATTTGCATCACAAGGCCGTCCATCGTTATAGGCTCATGGAAAGAGCCATATCCT gGATGGGTTGATTCGATATTTGGTGGAACTGGATTGGTTGTTGCA GTTGGTAAGGGTTTGGTAAGTACAGTGCTCAGTGACCCAGAGGCCCTCGTTGATGCCTCCCCCGTTGATTTTGTAGCGAACGCAATGATCGGTGCAACTTGGTATACAGGGGTCAATAA ACCTGCCACCATCTCAGTCTATAACTTGGTCACCGGTCCTGTTAATCCAAGCAAAGTGGGATCACATGTAG GAATTGTCGCCGATCTACTCAACATTTTTCCCCTAGACAAGGCATTTGGACGTCCAAGATATTATTTCACTAAATATGA GATTGTATTTGAATGCATGAACATGATAAATGGGAAGATACCAGCTTTTTTCATTGATAGTGCACTGAAGCTAATGGGACAGAAACCTAC GATGgtgaaaataaaccaaagaaTTGTAAGGATGGTTTATGCTCTGAGGTTCTTCCTCATGCACACTTGGTCCTTTGGCTACAAGAATGTAGAAGCTCTCACGACTTCAATGAGCAAGGAAGACAGAGAG GTATTTTTCACTGATGTGAGACCACTACATTGGCCATCATACTTCCATGACTACGTTCTTGGAACAAGGAGATTCCTCATGAAGGAAGATCTGGAAAATCTCCCTGCTGCACGCAGGCATCTTAAAAT GTTGCGCAACCTCCGATGGACCTTCAATACCGTCCTCGCTGTAATCATCTGGCGTATCCTCATGACCCGGTCAAAGGTCGCCCGGAACTTACAGGAATCCATTATCAGCATTTTCTTCAGGTTCCTTCGATATTGTCGCATGCTTACCTTCTCCATGGGTCGCTCTCATTGA
- the LOC129268260 gene encoding fatty acyl-CoA reductase 1-like isoform X2: protein MAYCSVSDFYAGKTLMITGATGFIGKVLLEKLLRCCPDIKKIFLLVRTKKDKGPSARIKEITSSMMFDKVREAQPDFQSKLIPIESDLIEPDLALKEEDIRTLQEETELVFHVAATVRFDEKMLLSLRMNVFATRKILQMSKRMNKLLVFHHVSTAYSNCDQSTIEEIVYPPPIDPYKILDAAEWMSEDMMEALTPMLLGKRPNTYTFTKALAEYVVKEEGKGLPICITRPSIVIGSWKEPYPGWVDSIFGGTGLVVAVGKGLVSTVLSDPEALVDASPVDFVANAMIGATWYTGVNKPATISVYNLVTGPVNPSKVGSHVGIVADLLNIFPLDKAFGRPRYYFTKYEIVFECMNMINGKIPAFFIDSALKLMGQKPTMVKINQRIVRMVYALRFFLMHTWSFGYKNVEALTTSMSKEDREVFFTDVRPLHWPSYFHDYVLGTRRFLMKEDLENLPAARRHLKMLRNLRWTFNTVLAVIIWRILMTRSKVARNLQESIISIFFRFLRYCRMLTFSMALVIAIFKCS, encoded by the exons ATGGCGTACTGCTCAGTCAGTGACTTCTACGCCGGCAAGACGTTGATGATCACCGGTGCCACTGGCTTCATTGGTAAGGTACTGTTAGAGAAACTCCTTCGGTGTTGCCCAGACATCAAGAAGATATTCCTCCTTGTCAGAACAAAGAAGGACAAGGGACCATCCGCTCGTATCAAAGAGATCACTTCTAGCATG ATGTTTGACAAAGTCAGGGAAGCGCAGCCAGACTTCCAGTCAAAACTTATCCCCATCGAGTCCGACCTCATAGAACCTGACCTTGCCTTAAAAGAAGAAGACATCAGAACTCTTCAGGAGGAGACAGAGCTTGTGTTTCACGTTGCAGCTACTGTcagatttgatgaaaaaatgtt ACTCTCTCTCCGAATGAACGTGTTTGCCACCAGAAAGATCTTGCAAATGAgcaaaagaatgaataaattattg GTCTTTCATCATGTTTCAACAGCGTATAGCAACTGTGACCAATCCACAATAGAAGAGATTGTTTACCCCCCTCCCATTGACCCATACAAGATCTTGGACGCTGCAGA ATGGATGTCAGAAGACATGATGGAGGCATTAACCCCCATGCTGCTGGGCAAGAGACCAAACACATACACCTTCACCAAGGCTCTGGCAGAGTACGTCGTCAAAGAAGAGGGTAAGGGGTTGCCAATTTGCATCACAAGGCCGTCCATCGTTATAGGCTCATGGAAAGAGCCATATCCT gGATGGGTTGATTCGATATTTGGTGGAACTGGATTGGTTGTTGCA GTTGGTAAGGGTTTGGTAAGTACAGTGCTCAGTGACCCAGAGGCCCTCGTTGATGCCTCCCCCGTTGATTTTGTAGCGAACGCAATGATCGGTGCAACTTGGTATACAGGGGTCAATAA ACCTGCCACCATCTCAGTCTATAACTTGGTCACCGGTCCTGTTAATCCAAGCAAAGTGGGATCACATGTAG GAATTGTCGCCGATCTACTCAACATTTTTCCCCTAGACAAGGCATTTGGACGTCCAAGATATTATTTCACTAAATATGA GATTGTATTTGAATGCATGAACATGATAAATGGGAAGATACCAGCTTTTTTCATTGATAGTGCACTGAAGCTAATGGGACAGAAACCTAC GATGgtgaaaataaaccaaagaaTTGTAAGGATGGTTTATGCTCTGAGGTTCTTCCTCATGCACACTTGGTCCTTTGGCTACAAGAATGTAGAAGCTCTCACGACTTCAATGAGCAAGGAAGACAGAGAG GTATTTTTCACTGATGTGAGACCACTACATTGGCCATCATACTTCCATGACTACGTTCTTGGAACAAGGAGATTCCTCATGAAGGAAGATCTGGAAAATCTCCCTGCTGCACGCAGGCATCTTAAAAT GTTGCGCAACCTCCGATGGACCTTCAATACCGTCCTCGCTGTAATCATCTGGCGTATCCTCATGACCCGGTCAAAGGTCGCCCGGAACTTACAGGAATCCATTATCAGCATTTTCTTCAGGTTCCTTCGATATTGTCGCATGCTTACCTTCTCCATGG cattagtgatcgcaatattcaaatgctcataa
- the LOC129268260 gene encoding fatty acyl-CoA reductase 1-like isoform X1, which produces MAYCSVSDFYAGKTLMITGATGFIGKVLLEKLLRCCPDIKKIFLLVRTKKDKGPSARIKEITSSMMFDKVREAQPDFQSKLIPIESDLIEPDLALKEEDIRTLQEETELVFHVAATVRFDEKMLLSLRMNVFATRKILQMSKRMNKLLVFHHVSTAYSNCDQSTIEEIVYPPPIDPYKILDAAEWMSEDMMEALTPMLLGKRPNTYTFTKALAEYVVKEEGKGLPICITRPSIVIGSWKEPYPGWVDSIFGGTGLVVAVGKGLVSTVLSDPEALVDASPVDFVANAMIGATWYTGVNKPATISVYNLVTGPVNPSKVGSHVGIVADLLNIFPLDKAFGRPRYYFTKYEIVFECMNMINGKIPAFFIDSALKLMGQKPTMVKINQRIVRMVYALRFFLMHTWSFGYKNVEALTTSMSKEDREVFFTDVRPLHWPSYFHDYVLGTRRFLMKEDLENLPAARRHLKMLRNLRWTFNTVLAVIIWRILMTRSKVARNLQESIIIIKDRLLGTYSRLLMRVQNISWRDHITKFMEIFHLSAPW; this is translated from the exons ATGGCGTACTGCTCAGTCAGTGACTTCTACGCCGGCAAGACGTTGATGATCACCGGTGCCACTGGCTTCATTGGTAAGGTACTGTTAGAGAAACTCCTTCGGTGTTGCCCAGACATCAAGAAGATATTCCTCCTTGTCAGAACAAAGAAGGACAAGGGACCATCCGCTCGTATCAAAGAGATCACTTCTAGCATG ATGTTTGACAAAGTCAGGGAAGCGCAGCCAGACTTCCAGTCAAAACTTATCCCCATCGAGTCCGACCTCATAGAACCTGACCTTGCCTTAAAAGAAGAAGACATCAGAACTCTTCAGGAGGAGACAGAGCTTGTGTTTCACGTTGCAGCTACTGTcagatttgatgaaaaaatgtt ACTCTCTCTCCGAATGAACGTGTTTGCCACCAGAAAGATCTTGCAAATGAgcaaaagaatgaataaattattg GTCTTTCATCATGTTTCAACAGCGTATAGCAACTGTGACCAATCCACAATAGAAGAGATTGTTTACCCCCCTCCCATTGACCCATACAAGATCTTGGACGCTGCAGA ATGGATGTCAGAAGACATGATGGAGGCATTAACCCCCATGCTGCTGGGCAAGAGACCAAACACATACACCTTCACCAAGGCTCTGGCAGAGTACGTCGTCAAAGAAGAGGGTAAGGGGTTGCCAATTTGCATCACAAGGCCGTCCATCGTTATAGGCTCATGGAAAGAGCCATATCCT gGATGGGTTGATTCGATATTTGGTGGAACTGGATTGGTTGTTGCA GTTGGTAAGGGTTTGGTAAGTACAGTGCTCAGTGACCCAGAGGCCCTCGTTGATGCCTCCCCCGTTGATTTTGTAGCGAACGCAATGATCGGTGCAACTTGGTATACAGGGGTCAATAA ACCTGCCACCATCTCAGTCTATAACTTGGTCACCGGTCCTGTTAATCCAAGCAAAGTGGGATCACATGTAG GAATTGTCGCCGATCTACTCAACATTTTTCCCCTAGACAAGGCATTTGGACGTCCAAGATATTATTTCACTAAATATGA GATTGTATTTGAATGCATGAACATGATAAATGGGAAGATACCAGCTTTTTTCATTGATAGTGCACTGAAGCTAATGGGACAGAAACCTAC GATGgtgaaaataaaccaaagaaTTGTAAGGATGGTTTATGCTCTGAGGTTCTTCCTCATGCACACTTGGTCCTTTGGCTACAAGAATGTAGAAGCTCTCACGACTTCAATGAGCAAGGAAGACAGAGAG GTATTTTTCACTGATGTGAGACCACTACATTGGCCATCATACTTCCATGACTACGTTCTTGGAACAAGGAGATTCCTCATGAAGGAAGATCTGGAAAATCTCCCTGCTGCACGCAGGCATCTTAAAAT GTTGCGCAACCTCCGATGGACCTTCAATACCGTCCTCGCTGTAATCATCTGGCGTATCCTCATGACCCGGTCAAAGGTCGCCCGGAACTTACAGGAATCCATTATCA TCATTAAAGATAGACTTTTAGGCACATATTCTCGACTTTTAATGAGGGTACAAAATATAAGTTGGAGAGATCACATAACAAAATTTATGGAGATCTTCCACTTATCTGCACCATGGTAA